The Synechocystis sp. PCC 7509 genome includes a window with the following:
- a CDS encoding ExbD/TolR family protein: MRLPDEPEMPLQINVVPMIDVIFAILTFFIISTLQLTRSEGLPVNLPTAGTAQTQKSTPIAITIDAKGNLALNRKPTRLETLESQVKVLIPTGKEVVVILNADEQVNHGKVIAVMDKLRRVEGAKLAIATKQP; the protein is encoded by the coding sequence ATGCGTCTACCCGATGAACCAGAAATGCCATTGCAAATAAACGTTGTACCGATGATTGATGTCATCTTTGCAATCTTGACATTTTTCATCATTTCTACACTGCAACTAACTCGTTCTGAGGGTTTGCCTGTAAATTTGCCTACGGCTGGAACAGCCCAAACTCAAAAATCTACGCCGATCGCAATTACCATTGATGCCAAGGGAAATTTGGCTTTAAACCGCAAACCTACTAGGTTAGAAACTTTGGAATCGCAAGTTAAAGTGTTGATTCCTACAGGCAAAGAAGTTGTAGTGATTTTGAATGCTGACGAACAAGTAAATCACGGTAAAGTAATTGCTGTGATGGACAAACTACGGCGGGTAGAAGGAGCAAAACTGGCGATCGCCACTAAACAACCCTAA
- a CDS encoding ABC transporter substrate-binding protein/permease, which produces MAITLFAVVALSIISGNSLIERAIAQSGKEKVVMVTSADYPPYEFRDTASGKNEIIGFDVDIAKYITKELGLELSITDTDFNGIIPALQSKRADFAMAGMTPTAERKKNVDFSDLYYDAKNTIVSLKGSNLKTPADLSGKEVGVQLGSTQETAAKEFKNVKLKSLNKTSEIIQEVKAKRIEAAIIEDTIAKGFIANNPDLEFTTIPNAGEAGSAIAFPKGSARVADFNRVLAQMKQSGEIENLIKKWFENNGKPVAAPTETPTNSSFGFSKIAPSIPYIIEGIGTTLLFTLTSAFFGFIWGVVLSLFKISTLKPLQWFANAYTSIFRGTPLLLQIALVYYATPQITGYNIPPLLAGVVTFTLNSGAYISETIRAGILAVDKGQGEAALSLGIPYKPMMQDIILPQGLKNILPALVNESIALLKDSALVSTIGVADLLRRAQIVGAEKYIYFEPLLFAGVVYYLLVMGLTWGGYALERRLQRSS; this is translated from the coding sequence GTGGCAATTACACTCTTTGCCGTAGTTGCTCTGAGTATCATTAGTGGAAATAGTCTGATAGAAAGAGCGATCGCACAATCCGGCAAAGAAAAAGTAGTAATGGTTACGTCTGCTGACTATCCACCTTATGAATTTCGAGATACGGCTTCCGGTAAAAATGAAATTATTGGCTTTGATGTAGATATTGCCAAATATATTACAAAAGAGCTTGGCTTAGAATTATCAATTACAGACACAGATTTTAATGGCATAATTCCAGCTTTGCAATCAAAACGCGCTGACTTTGCAATGGCAGGAATGACACCAACAGCAGAGCGCAAAAAAAACGTTGACTTTAGCGATCTTTACTACGACGCAAAAAATACAATTGTTAGTTTAAAAGGTAGCAACTTAAAAACACCAGCAGATTTGAGCGGAAAAGAAGTAGGCGTACAACTAGGTTCAACTCAAGAAACCGCCGCCAAAGAATTTAAAAATGTTAAGCTCAAATCCTTAAATAAAACTTCCGAAATTATCCAAGAAGTTAAAGCAAAGCGGATAGAAGCGGCAATTATTGAAGATACGATCGCTAAAGGATTTATTGCTAATAATCCAGACTTAGAATTTACTACTATTCCCAACGCTGGCGAAGCTGGAAGTGCGATCGCCTTTCCCAAAGGATCGGCGCGAGTGGCTGATTTTAACAGGGTTTTGGCGCAAATGAAACAAAGCGGCGAAATCGAGAACTTAATCAAAAAATGGTTTGAAAATAATGGTAAACCCGTCGCCGCACCAACAGAAACTCCTACCAATTCAAGCTTTGGTTTTAGCAAAATAGCTCCTAGTATTCCTTACATTATTGAAGGGATTGGTACAACATTATTATTCACCCTAACATCAGCATTTTTTGGCTTTATTTGGGGCGTGGTACTGTCTTTATTCAAAATCTCGACTCTCAAGCCTTTACAGTGGTTTGCAAACGCTTACACATCGATTTTTAGAGGCACACCGCTACTATTGCAAATTGCCTTAGTTTATTACGCAACGCCACAAATAACGGGTTACAATATCCCGCCTTTATTAGCAGGAGTAGTTACTTTTACTCTCAATTCTGGGGCGTATATTTCCGAAACAATTAGAGCGGGAATATTGGCGGTAGATAAAGGACAAGGAGAGGCGGCTTTGTCTTTGGGTATTCCCTACAAACCAATGATGCAAGACATCATTTTGCCCCAAGGATTGAAAAACATTTTGCCAGCCTTGGTAAACGAAAGTATAGCCTTATTAAAAGATTCGGCTTTAGTTTCAACAATTGGTGTAGCCGATTTGCTGCGCCGCGCTCAAATTGTGGGAGCAGAAAAATATATTTATTTTGAACCTCTCTTATTTGCTGGCGTTGTATATTACTTATTAGTTATGGGCTTAACCTGGGGGGGCTATGCACTCGAACGAAGACTTCAACGGAGTAGTTAG
- a CDS encoding BlaI/MecI/CopY family transcriptional regulator — MTALPNYRPKQLSLGPLEAEILDIVWQLSCATVKDIHDRILSDPDRELAYTSVTTVLNRLTKKGWLVCDKEGRAFYYRPTVTKQQAQAIEAQEHLHRFLAVGSPEIVAAFADNLDRASVDQLQAIAMRIDDARKAREE, encoded by the coding sequence GTGACTGCTCTACCCAATTACCGCCCCAAACAATTATCCCTTGGCCCATTGGAGGCAGAAATTTTAGATATAGTCTGGCAACTTAGTTGTGCGACTGTCAAAGACATACACGATCGCATATTGTCCGATCCAGACCGAGAATTGGCTTATACGTCGGTAACTACAGTGCTAAATCGCCTGACAAAAAAAGGCTGGTTGGTATGCGATAAGGAAGGTCGAGCATTTTATTATCGACCAACCGTCACCAAGCAGCAAGCGCAGGCAATAGAAGCCCAAGAACATTTACACCGATTTTTAGCTGTAGGTAGCCCGGAAATTGTGGCAGCCTTTGCCGATAATCTCGATAGAGCAAGTGTAGACCAGTTGCAGGCGATCGCCATGCGAATTGATGATGCCCGTAAAGCTAGGGAGGAATAG
- a CDS encoding MotA/TolQ/ExbB proton channel family protein produces MEIKNLFAAGGVVMFPLLGFSVVAAALIIERIVFWVRINKRQNRAIRDVLNLYRHENIVGAVDKLKQNADLPMARIFLAALELEQPTPDEFRLALESEAQAELPLLKRFSNIFDTIISLSPLLGLLGTVLGLIASFASLNIGDVGGSRTASVTAGISEALVSTAAGLVVAIFTLLFANTFRGLYLRQTARIQEYGGQLELLHRRFYNRQEVTYASTR; encoded by the coding sequence ATGGAAATAAAAAATCTATTTGCTGCTGGTGGCGTGGTAATGTTCCCGTTGCTAGGATTTTCAGTAGTAGCTGCTGCTTTAATTATTGAGCGGATAGTTTTTTGGGTGCGAATTAACAAGCGTCAAAACCGAGCTATCCGCGATGTATTAAACCTCTATCGTCATGAAAATATTGTTGGTGCTGTAGATAAGCTGAAGCAAAATGCCGATTTGCCAATGGCGCGAATTTTTCTTGCTGCTTTAGAATTGGAACAACCAACCCCCGATGAATTTAGGCTGGCTTTAGAAAGTGAGGCACAAGCAGAGTTGCCATTACTAAAAAGGTTCAGCAACATCTTTGATACAATTATTAGCTTGTCGCCCCTTCTAGGTCTTCTCGGTACTGTTTTGGGATTGATTGCTTCTTTTGCTTCTCTCAACATCGGCGATGTGGGAGGTAGCCGCACCGCAAGCGTTACCGCCGGAATTAGCGAGGCGCTAGTTTCTACTGCCGCAGGCTTAGTAGTTGCTATTTTTACGCTATTATTTGCCAATACATTTCGAGGCTTATATCTAAGACAAACAGCGCGGATTCAAGAATACGGCGGACAGTTAGAATTACTGCACCGTCGCTTTTACAATCGTCAAGAGGTAACTTATGCGTCTACCCGATGA
- a CDS encoding M56 family metallopeptidase — protein MHLMMILTALGLAWLWRYKAPFYAQGSGNQCWHQVLSLFALPPLLLTMTAVSVLYMGAEEKPMFWQWQGRFSYLIVSSLLGLAVISLLKLAYQSWQTQQRLRTCPQITLLGKRSRVVANPLPFSALVGFWQPELMVTEGLLATLDNEHLKAVFQHEQGHYYYRDTFWFFWLGWVRSYTAWLPHTEALWQELLLLREIRADGWAAQQVDPLLLAESLLQVVSTVSLPADSCAAFSCAVVRDRTSVRIEALLAPKSQEQPTNFWSWSWLLLALLPLLAVPFHTCAHLAATAH, from the coding sequence ATGCACTTAATGATGATTCTGACTGCTTTAGGTTTAGCTTGGTTATGGCGATATAAAGCTCCTTTTTACGCTCAAGGCAGTGGGAATCAGTGCTGGCATCAGGTACTATCATTATTTGCTTTACCACCTTTACTACTAACAATGACGGCGGTTTCAGTGCTGTACATGGGAGCTGAGGAAAAGCCGATGTTTTGGCAGTGGCAGGGACGATTTAGTTACTTAATTGTTTCAAGTTTGTTGGGATTAGCTGTAATCAGTTTACTGAAGTTAGCTTATCAAAGTTGGCAGACGCAGCAACGCCTGCGTACCTGTCCTCAAATTACCTTGCTAGGCAAGCGCAGTCGCGTTGTGGCGAATCCTCTGCCTTTTAGTGCTTTAGTAGGCTTTTGGCAGCCAGAATTGATGGTGACGGAAGGTCTATTAGCTACTTTAGATAACGAGCATTTAAAGGCGGTTTTTCAGCATGAGCAAGGTCATTACTATTATCGCGATACCTTTTGGTTTTTTTGGCTCGGCTGGGTGCGCTCTTACACGGCTTGGCTACCTCATACAGAGGCGTTGTGGCAAGAGTTATTGTTGTTACGGGAAATTAGAGCCGATGGCTGGGCGGCACAGCAAGTCGATCCTCTGCTTTTGGCAGAATCACTATTGCAAGTAGTAAGTACGGTGTCCTTACCTGCCGATAGCTGTGCGGCTTTTAGTTGTGCGGTGGTACGCGATCGCACCTCTGTAAGAATAGAGGCGCTGTTAGCCCCAAAATCCCAGGAGCAACCAACTAATTTTTGGTCTTGGAGTTGGTTGTTGTTGGCGCTTTTACCTTTGTTGGCTGTACCGTTTCACACTTGCGCTCATTTGGCGGCTACGGCTCATTAG
- a CDS encoding pentapeptide repeat-containing protein — MNVEELLERYAVGEIDFSGANLRGANLFAADLISIILIHADLHGANLTFAYLNRAQLYKANLIGAKLCGANLTQADLRAAALHDADLHGAILQGADLRSADMSLANLLDANMLDTDLRNVNLSGANLTGVCLRGANLRQEKNNYIANLCGATLFKADVRGANLAGANLSRADLRYANFNEVNLRGADLSCADLSNTDLSYALLNDANLDGAILTGANLSNARCERASMIDTDLTDVNLSGAAIPDGKLNRANLTGANLSKASLNRIDLSRANLSYADLSDAYLIDAFVARTNFTNANLSNANLARAELSSATLTNANLTGATMPDGSTSN, encoded by the coding sequence ATGAATGTTGAAGAACTTCTGGAGCGCTACGCGGTTGGAGAGATAGATTTTAGTGGGGCTAATTTGAGAGGTGCTAATTTATTTGCTGCCGATTTAATTAGTATTATTCTCATTCACGCCGACTTACACGGTGCAAACTTAACTTTTGCTTACCTCAACCGGGCGCAACTATATAAAGCTAATTTAATTGGGGCAAAGTTATGTGGCGCAAATCTCACTCAAGCTGACTTACGGGCGGCGGCGTTGCATGATGCTGACTTGCATGGGGCTATTTTACAAGGTGCTGATTTGCGGAGTGCTGACATGAGTTTGGCAAACTTGTTAGATGCAAATATGCTCGATACAGATTTGCGTAATGTTAATTTGAGCGGGGCTAATTTGACAGGAGTATGCTTGCGGGGGGCAAATCTCCGCCAAGAAAAAAATAACTATATTGCTAATTTATGCGGTGCGACACTTTTTAAAGCCGATGTACGCGGTGCAAACTTAGCTGGGGCAAATTTGTCGCGGGCGGATTTGCGTTATGCCAATTTTAATGAAGTTAATTTACGCGGAGCCGATCTTAGCTGTGCTGACTTGAGTAATACCGATTTAAGTTATGCTTTGCTCAATGATGCCAATTTAGACGGAGCAATACTTACTGGTGCAAACTTAAGTAATGCTCGATGTGAAAGAGCATCGATGATCGATACAGATTTGACTGATGTTAATCTTAGTGGGGCAGCAATTCCTGATGGTAAGTTAAATCGGGCTAATTTGACGGGTGCAAATTTAAGTAAAGCTAGTTTAAATAGAATCGATTTAAGTAGAGCAAATTTGAGTTATGCCGATTTGAGCGATGCTTACTTAATTGATGCTTTTGTAGCAAGAACAAATTTTACTAATGCTAACTTAAGTAATGCGAATTTAGCTAGGGCAGAATTGAGCAGTGCTACCCTAACAAATGCTAATTTAACAGGTGCGACGATGCCGGATGGCAGTACAAGTAATTAA
- a CDS encoding amino acid ABC transporter ATP-binding protein, with amino-acid sequence MHSNEDFNGVVSDRKFNRNSKLAVKVEDLYKAFGTLKVLQGITTEIHAGEVVAIIGPSGSGKSTFLRCMNLLEVPTSGKIYINDVDLTAKKTDIMKIRQNVGMVFQHFHLFPHMTVLKNVMYAPLNVKHLSPDQARREGMALLEKVGLSEKADVYPSKLSGGQKQRVAIARSLAMKPEVMLFDEPTSALDPEMVKEVLQVMKDLTQTGITMAIVTHEMGFAREVSDRILFLDQGRLAEDATPQEFFNNPQCDRAKQFLEKML; translated from the coding sequence ATGCACTCGAACGAAGACTTCAACGGAGTAGTTAGCGATCGCAAATTTAATCGCAATTCTAAGTTAGCAGTTAAAGTAGAAGACTTATACAAAGCTTTTGGCACTCTCAAAGTTTTGCAAGGAATTACTACAGAAATTCATGCAGGGGAAGTTGTCGCAATTATTGGCCCTTCGGGATCGGGAAAATCAACTTTTTTGCGCTGTATGAATCTCCTGGAAGTGCCAACTTCTGGAAAGATTTATATAAATGATGTTGATTTAACGGCGAAGAAAACCGACATCATGAAAATTCGCCAAAATGTCGGTATGGTGTTTCAACATTTTCATTTATTCCCGCACATGACTGTACTCAAAAACGTCATGTACGCACCCTTGAATGTTAAACATCTTTCCCCCGATCAAGCGCGGCGTGAAGGCATGGCATTACTGGAAAAGGTTGGTTTAAGCGAAAAAGCCGATGTTTACCCCTCCAAGCTCTCAGGAGGTCAAAAACAGCGTGTAGCGATCGCCCGATCTTTGGCAATGAAGCCAGAAGTAATGCTATTTGACGAGCCAACTTCCGCTCTCGATCCAGAAATGGTAAAAGAAGTATTGCAAGTAATGAAAGACTTAACTCAAACGGGGATTACAATGGCGATTGTAACTCACGAAATGGGCTTTGCAAGAGAAGTAAGCGATCGCATATTATTCCTAGATCAAGGTAGACTAGCAGAAGATGCTACCCCTCAAGAGTTCTTCAATAACCCACAGTGCGATCGGGCTAAACAGTTTCTTGAAAAAATGTTGTGA
- a CDS encoding TonB-dependent receptor plug domain-containing protein — MKLYFFLLNITLINFSLMSYAVAETNPKDVEGDRKLLIQKLKSATSQQQKAVELRKVTFPSTKAELLVQQPDSIGEELETEETEDDNEILVEVEGQQDTFTPTSAPVYQITEEELIRQNPNSLSEALRGLPGFAINDFGFGADIHTGTYFRGNSINQTVYLLNGRPINTNINTYHGATDLNSIPVGAIERVELSSGTSSTLYGSEAFGGVINIITKLGQQTPTFKASAEFGEFEQSQYRASYGGSVGTVRFNVGYEEYSAENRYRVPEGSVNRDAEGFLFNGDTATSNYFGSLGIDVNSRNTLSLDAYKISSRRGLLYFGFPLQRDRLDHDVFNVGLSWKTLLGNSDDSVLNTTLSYNQDYFNTYGPTQNIYYRTGTLNSQAVSARVDHDWQLTANNTLRWGIDLQSRDLNGDVLSNAPNRTTLNESETRDRFHTALFALNTWQISNTFQTDLGLRQNFSSEFGSYLNPSIGLRWAASRNIALRSSWVGVQRNPGLDQLYVFDTVHNWLPNRDLDPETGSSWTGGVDVQLSPSLTGQFTYFGSSLSDRLGIQNGQWANIGLVKTNGLEAALKWQISPRWSTFVNYTYTNAKIKSGAEEGLQLGLVPYSVAQLGVGYGSGDWQVNLYASYFGGARRAFFNNPGESSTDFSPSFLNLDLAARVPVYKNIGLSLYLENLADVQYEKSNRIYHPGLTFRVGLSANF; from the coding sequence ATGAAACTATATTTTTTTTTACTTAACATTACTTTAATTAATTTTAGTTTAATGTCTTATGCTGTCGCCGAAACCAACCCAAAAGATGTGGAAGGCGATCGCAAACTACTAATTCAAAAACTAAAATCTGCCACCAGTCAGCAACAAAAAGCTGTCGAACTAAGGAAAGTAACTTTTCCCTCTACCAAAGCCGAACTATTAGTTCAGCAACCCGATTCCATAGGTGAGGAATTAGAAACCGAGGAAACAGAAGATGATAACGAAATTCTTGTAGAAGTAGAAGGACAACAAGATACCTTTACTCCAACTTCTGCGCCAGTTTACCAAATCACAGAGGAAGAACTTATTAGGCAAAACCCTAATAGTTTATCGGAAGCTTTACGGGGATTGCCGGGATTTGCAATTAATGACTTTGGTTTTGGTGCAGATATCCATACAGGAACATACTTTCGCGGTAACTCCATTAATCAAACCGTATATTTGCTTAATGGTAGACCAATCAACACCAATATCAACACCTATCACGGTGCTACAGACCTTAATAGTATTCCCGTAGGTGCAATTGAACGAGTGGAATTGTCTAGCGGGACAAGTTCTACTTTGTACGGTTCTGAAGCCTTTGGGGGAGTAATTAATATTATTACCAAGCTTGGTCAACAAACACCTACTTTCAAAGCCTCCGCAGAGTTTGGCGAGTTTGAACAGTCGCAATATCGGGCTAGTTATGGCGGTTCGGTAGGTACTGTAAGGTTCAATGTTGGCTACGAAGAATACTCTGCCGAAAACCGCTACCGAGTGCCGGAAGGCTCGGTAAATCGCGATGCTGAAGGATTTTTATTTAATGGCGATACTGCAACTAGCAATTATTTCGGTAGTTTAGGAATAGATGTAAATTCGCGCAATACTCTAAGCTTGGATGCTTATAAAATTAGCAGTCGTAGAGGATTGCTTTATTTTGGTTTTCCTTTGCAAAGAGACAGACTCGACCATGATGTATTTAATGTGGGTTTATCGTGGAAAACTTTGCTCGGTAATAGCGATGACTCAGTGCTAAATACTACCCTTTCCTACAATCAAGATTACTTTAATACCTACGGCCCAACACAAAACATTTATTACCGCACCGGAACGCTCAATTCTCAAGCAGTTAGCGCTAGAGTAGACCACGATTGGCAACTAACTGCAAATAATACTTTGCGCTGGGGAATAGATTTGCAATCAAGGGATCTAAATGGTGATGTATTGAGCAATGCTCCCAATCGCACGACTTTAAATGAATCAGAAACTAGAGATAGGTTTCATACCGCGTTATTTGCTCTAAACACCTGGCAAATTAGCAATACATTTCAAACCGATTTGGGCTTAAGACAGAACTTTAGTAGTGAATTTGGCAGCTATTTAAACCCCAGTATTGGGCTGCGATGGGCCGCTAGTCGTAATATTGCTTTACGTAGTAGTTGGGTAGGTGTGCAGCGCAATCCGGGCTTAGATCAGTTGTATGTTTTTGATACCGTTCATAACTGGCTACCCAACAGGGACTTAGATCCAGAAACCGGATCGTCTTGGACTGGCGGGGTAGACGTGCAACTGTCACCTAGTTTAACTGGGCAGTTTACATATTTTGGTAGTAGTTTAAGCGATCGCCTCGGCATTCAAAACGGGCAATGGGCAAATATTGGGCTAGTCAAAACTAACGGTTTGGAAGCGGCGTTAAAGTGGCAAATTAGCCCCCGGTGGTCAACGTTTGTCAACTACACTTATACCAATGCTAAAATCAAATCTGGGGCGGAGGAAGGGTTGCAATTAGGCTTAGTTCCTTACTCGGTAGCACAATTAGGCGTTGGCTATGGTTCGGGAGATTGGCAAGTTAATTTGTATGCTAGTTACTTTGGGGGAGCGCGGCGAGCTTTCTTTAATAACCCTGGAGAAAGTAGTACAGATTTTTCGCCCTCTTTTCTCAATTTAGACCTAGCAGCGCGAGTACCTGTGTATAAAAATATTGGTTTGTCGCTTTATCTAGAAAACCTCGCAGATGTACAATATGAAAAATCTAATCGCATATATCACCCTGGGTTAACTTTCCGCGTCGGCCTTTCTGCCAATTTTTGA
- a CDS encoding energy transducer TonB, giving the protein MSLPHLAVEQRKKEAKTLNWFLAFSLIGSLALHISVLVGLGKFLSKTPIIENEPIEIAIVELPTPQKLELQQKTAAKGSSGAGNNGAILSKSGSSSGFGVASRGGGASQGKSSPKTITPSNSSIAASTTLKVAPVSPNLSQKSSRVFSAPLQNQKIKLESVPAKPVIPSEIVTQAKPVTTSLLIPVAKVKPAPVDRAKERSSQIQQLNNQRLNSLLAKAKSARDQASAIPNSGVIAAQQAKIVANLRNQAGGKVGTGNSTGNELRSSGTGNGNGAGNGNRTGISDRGNGNGTGTGNGRGKNNNVQSGSTVATARNTERQTSTSENNRNSSTASSSGRLACRTCSKPKYPENARKRKLEGKAEISVDVDSKGNVTNVRLAQTSGHAELDKAAVEQARNWKFNAPNGAVQGVTAKVDFAIEGSKKSRQNRERRRQKVAARKNPVARSQNTRTPPPNITKRPSNTALGRSLRRQSTTPRRRVDTLPPRQTFDQPQRRQQSVSQTKLRNTLRRSPQRATSPNQTKLRQSLRLYQQKSSTPNSNEP; this is encoded by the coding sequence ATGAGCTTGCCGCACCTAGCTGTCGAGCAGCGAAAAAAAGAAGCAAAAACTCTCAATTGGTTTCTAGCTTTCAGTCTAATTGGCTCTTTAGCTTTGCATATTAGTGTGCTGGTGGGATTAGGCAAGTTTTTGAGTAAAACGCCAATAATCGAAAATGAGCCGATTGAAATTGCTATTGTAGAACTGCCTACGCCGCAAAAGTTAGAATTGCAACAAAAAACAGCAGCAAAGGGTAGTTCTGGAGCGGGAAATAATGGAGCGATACTTAGCAAGTCTGGAAGTAGCTCAGGATTTGGCGTAGCTAGTCGTGGTGGTGGTGCATCTCAAGGAAAATCATCGCCAAAAACAATTACTCCATCAAACTCATCAATTGCCGCAAGTACAACGCTCAAAGTTGCCCCAGTATCACCAAATTTATCTCAAAAAAGTTCTAGGGTATTCTCTGCACCACTACAGAATCAAAAAATTAAGTTAGAAAGCGTACCAGCAAAACCTGTAATCCCATCAGAAATTGTTACTCAAGCAAAACCTGTAACTACTTCTTTACTGATTCCTGTAGCTAAGGTTAAACCTGCGCCAGTAGATAGAGCTAAAGAGCGCTCATCGCAAATTCAGCAGCTAAACAATCAAAGATTAAATAGTTTGTTAGCAAAGGCAAAAAGCGCTAGAGATCAAGCATCAGCGATACCCAATTCTGGTGTAATAGCGGCTCAACAAGCTAAAATTGTCGCCAATTTAAGAAACCAAGCAGGGGGAAAAGTTGGAACTGGCAATAGTACAGGCAATGAATTGAGAAGTAGCGGTACAGGTAATGGAAACGGCGCAGGTAATGGAAATCGCACAGGTATAAGCGATCGCGGTAATGGAAACGGTACAGGTACGGGAAACGGCAGGGGAAAAAATAACAACGTACAAAGTGGCTCCACTGTAGCAACAGCAAGAAATACAGAGCGCCAAACATCCACCAGCGAAAACAATCGTAATTCTTCAACTGCAAGCTCGTCCGGTCGCTTGGCTTGCCGCACCTGTAGTAAGCCCAAGTACCCAGAAAATGCCAGAAAGAGAAAATTAGAAGGCAAAGCAGAAATTAGCGTTGATGTTGATAGCAAAGGTAATGTGACAAACGTTAGACTTGCCCAAACTAGCGGTCACGCCGAGCTAGATAAAGCTGCCGTCGAACAGGCAAGAAACTGGAAATTTAACGCCCCAAATGGTGCAGTACAAGGCGTTACCGCCAAAGTTGACTTTGCTATAGAAGGCTCAAAGAAGTCGCGTCAAAACCGAGAGCGTCGCCGCCAAAAAGTAGCCGCCCGAAAAAACCCCGTTGCTAGGAGTCAAAATACGCGAACTCCACCACCCAATATAACTAAAAGACCATCAAATACGGCTTTAGGGCGAAGTCTTCGCCGTCAATCCACCACCCCCCGACGGCGCGTCGATACCTTACCGCCACGTCAAACTTTTGACCAACCCCAACGCCGACAACAATCGGTCAGTCAGACAAAACTGCGAAATACTTTAAGGCGATCGCCACAAAGAGCCACTTCACCAAATCAAACCAAACTCAGGCAATCTTTACGTCTATACCAGCAAAAATCATCAACACCCAATTCTAATGAGCCGTAG